In the genome of Streptomyces sp. NBC_00433, the window GGAGGACTCGCCGGGCTGGTGCGCTCCACCGATGTCGGCGGTGCGGCGCTGCCCGGCGAGGTGCTGGGCGATCGCGTCCTGCCGGCTCACGCTGCTGCCCCGGGTGAACGTCACCGCGCGGCTGTCGGCCAGTTCCTGGTAGGTCTCACGCACCCGCTCGGGCGACACGTGGTCCCGGCTCAAGGAGGTCAGCCGGGTGTTCACCGAACGGACGAAGAAGTCGTCCACCTCGTCGAGCCGCACCCCGTCGCCCAGGGTGTCGGCCAGCATGCGGGCCCGGTCCGGCAGCGGCAGCGCCCTGGCTGTCTCGTCCAGCGCGTCGTAGGCCTGCTGCACCCGCAGGTCGAAGAAGCCGTCCCGGCTGCCGGCCGGCAGGCGCTCGCCGACGAGCCGCCCCACCTGCTGCTGGTCGGTGCGCGGCAGCCGCTGCCAGGCGCTGCCGTCCTCAAGCGCCGCGGCCTCCTGCCGCAGGCCCCCCAGCCAGTCCTCCATACGCGGCTTGGCCAGGGCGTCCAGCAGATCCCGGACCGGCTGCATGAACTTCTCCGCCTGCAGGCGGTCCTTGGACGGCCAGCCCTGGATCGCCACTCCGAACCGCGCGGTCTCCCAGAAGGACAGGTGATCGCGCCGCCCCTGGAAAGTGTCGGGGAGCCTCCCCAGGCCGGCGAGGTCGGTGACCCGGCCGAGCTGCCCGATCTCGTCGGTGATCTCCTCGCGGACCCTTTCGACGATGCCGTGCAGATACTCCTGCGTACGGCCCGTGGGCTTGGCGTCCCGGATCCTGCGGATCGCCACGTTGACGGAGGAACCGTTCCTGCCCAGCTCCTCACGCGCCTTCACCGCGTACACCGCCGCCATCGTGCGCGGGTGCTGCGGGGCCGACTCGGCACGCAGCTGGTCGATCCAGTCCTTCGCCGGCCGGTTGACGAACTGGTCCACCATCTCCTCGGCCAGTCCGCGTCGCGCCGCCACGGCGTCTCTCGCCGCAGTCGTGCCGGCCGAGTGCGACGCGTCCGCGCCTGCCTGCGCGATCAGCGCCTCCAGGCTGCTCCCGAGGGCGGCACGTCCGGCCCTGAAGGTGTCGGCGAGCGAACGCAGCCCGTCGAGGTCGGCGACCCGCCCCAGCTGGTCGATCTCGCCGCCGATGTGCCGCTCGATCCGGTCGAACACGCCCCGCAGCCCCGCGGCGTCCCGCCCCGCCGGCGAGACCTCGCCGATCCGCCGCATGAACTGCGGCAGATCCCAGTCACGCAGCTCGCTGCGCGCCAGGTTCTGGTACGCCCGGACCACGTGCCCCAGCTCGCCGCCCCGCGTCATCACGGCCGGACGGCCGCGGACGGCCGCCAGCGTCACGGTCTTCTCCTCGGAGCCGGTGCGGTTCTCCTGGCTGACGAACTCCCACCCGTCCCTGCCGTACCACATCAGGTTGGCGACCTCGAACAGGCTGCCCTGCGGCACGGCACCGGCGTACTCGCCCGCGCCGAACCAGTCCACCGGCCGCTGTTCCCGCCGGAAGCCCACCGGGTGCGGCATGTTCGAGTCCGGCGACTGGTAGTGCCACACCGTGACCCGAGCCGGATCGGTGTGCGGGGTGACCGCGTACGCACACCCGTTCATCGTCGGCGTCACCACCAGACGGGGTTCGGACACCCCGGGGTGACGCGGCACCTCGGCATGCCCGACCCGCCGCGCGTAGTCGGCCGAGCCGCGCGTGAGATACGGGACGAACGCGGCATTGACGTACCCGCTCTCCGCCCGGACCTCGGGAAGGCGCGTCCCCTGCCCGATCCCGAAACGCTCGGCCCCGTAGCGCCGCACATACCACTCGGCCGCCGGCGCCAGTACGTACACCGGCTTCCCGGTCGTGTCCGCGCCCCGCCGCACCAGCACGAAGCGGTGCTCCGGCAGGCCCGGCATCACGTCGAGCGCCCTCATGAACCGGTCCCGGCCCAGCGCGTCGAGGCCGCTCGCGTGGAGCTCCAGGCCACCCTCCATGTCCATCGACAGCACGTTCCCCTGAAGGAACGTCCGGGGGTCCGAGACCAGCAGCGCCTCGGGCTCCTCGTGACCGGCCAGGGGAGCGGCCTGCGAAGTGTCGGAGGTACCGGTGGTGGCGTTCGCCTGGACGTCGGACGGCACGGACAGATCCGCCGCCCTCCCGCGCATGCCGGCGAAAGCGCCCGACCGTCCGCCCGCCGTGACGAGATCCCTGGCCGCCTGTTCCGCCGCCGCTGCCCCGCCCTCGCGCAAGGCCCTGGCGATGTGGCCCAGATCGTTCACACGCCGCTGCCGCTGCGCCACGGCCCTCGGGTCGTGACCGATGGCCTGCGCCGGGGGATCGGCGCGCTGGTGGATGTGGAAGGCCTCCGCGACCTCCTCGCGGGTCAGCCCGTGCAGCACCGGCTCGTCCCTGATGGCCTCGTCGACGGCCTCGTGGAAGGCCTGCTCCCGCGGGACGTCCTCCGCTTCCTCGTGGAAGGCGGCACCGCTGTCCGGCTCCTCGTGGAGCGGGGAGAGCTCCCGCCCCTTTCCCTTCGTACCGGTGCCGCGGTTCCGGTCCGCGAACAGATGCTCGGCGGAGGAGCCGTCCACGAACTCGCGGTGCGCCTCAAGCAGCGCGGGCCGCGACCGCACGATCTTCGTGGCGACGGCCTCCGCCTGCTCGGCCTGCCGCAGGGACGTGAACGGACTGCCGTACCGCTGCGTCAGATACGCGTGCGCCTGGCTGACGTCCTGGTACGTGAACGACAGACCGGTGGGGCGCAGCCAGCTGTTGACCCGGTGGGCCATCTCCAACTGCCACGCCACGCGGTCGGCGACGACGTCGGCCCGCAGGTCGAGGTCGACGTGCTGGAAGCCGTTCCCGAACTCCTGGGTCAACTGCTGCCGGACGTGGGCCACATGCTCGTCGCTGGCGTAACCGGCGGACTGCACGCGCGTGTTGACCGCGCTGAGCAGTGCCCGGTTGTCCATCACCCGGGCCGCCACCGCGCCGGCTCGCGTCTCCAGGCTCAGCTGCCGGAAGTCGTCCCCGAACGCCTCGCCCAGTTCCCGGTGGGCCGACTGGATCTCGGGGCCCCCGACGTACACGTTCGCGTGGTCCACCAGCAGGCGGTTGGCGGCGCTCGCCAGTTCGCCCGCGCTGCGGTTCAGGTGCGCGGCGACTGCCACGGCCCTCATGCCCTGCGGCAGCTGCGGGGTCTGCGCCAGGACCTCGTGGAGGGCGTCCTCGACCTCCTGGGGGGTCGCACGGTCATGGCCCCGCAGCCTCTGGTTGACCTCCTGGGCCAGGGTCGGCGTTTCCTGCCGGCCGCCGAGGGACGTCGATCCCCTGTGCTCCTGGGGCGCGCGGGTGACGGTGAGCTGCTCCTGGTGGGCGGCGGTCTCGCGGCTCGGCGTGACCGTCAGCTGCTCCTGGTGGCCGGCGGTGTCCCGGCTCGGCGTGACCGTGAGCTGCTCCTGCTCCCCCACGGTGTCCCGGCTCGGCGTGACCGTCAGCTGCTCCTGCTCCCCCACGGTGTCCCGGCTCGGCGTGACCGTCAGCTGCTCCTGGTGGCCGGCGGTGTCGCGGCTCGGCGTGACCGTCGGATGCTCCTGCTCCCCCACGGTGTCCCGGGGCACCGCCGTCGATCCGGCATCCTGCGTCGCGCCTTCCCCGTCCCGCACCGGCAGCGGCGGACCGGCGTCGTCCGGCTCCGGAGCGGGGGTGCGGGCGCCCCCGTCGTTCCGGCGGCCGAAGGCGTCACGCACCGCACTGCCCTTGTCACCGTGGACGACGGCGCCCGACGCGCCGGGGTCGTTGCCGCGGCCGCCGAAGTCGCCTTCGTGGAACCAGTTGTTCCGCAGGTCGTCGAGATTGGCCGTGAAGGAGTCGCCGTTGCGCGACTCGTGCGCCAGCCAGGTGTCCGTGCGGTGTCCCTCCGGCGCGAACAGCTCGTCGTACCTGGTCACGCGCTCTGTGCGGAAGTCGCTGCCCAGCCGGCCGAGGGTGTCGTCGTGGAGCTGGGAGGACTCGATGCTGTCGGGATGCCCCACAACGTGGTGGAAGGACCGCGCGGCGTCGGCCACCACGTCCTGGAGGTCGGCCTCGTGGCGGATGGTGTCGTCCAGGGTGGACCGTACGCGGTCGCGCAGGTCGGCCCACGGTCCCGCCGGACTGCTCCCCGGCTTCCCTGTGGTGTCCGACACCAGGTCGAAGTGGTGGCCGGCGGCGTCCCGCACGTTGTTCAGGTACTCCCCGAGCACCCGCTGCCGCCCGCCCTCGCCGAGCCGGTCAAGGGCGTCCGCGCCCAGGCCCGAGAGGACGTCGTCAGCGTGCGCGGTCTCCTCCGGCAGCCTGGACTCGACGTACCTCTCCCGCGCGATACGGCCGGGGACCTGGTCGACGGCACGAGTCGCGGCCATCTGCCACAGCTCTTCAGCTCCCGGGGTGCGGCCGTTGCGGAAGACGAGTTCGTGGTCGGTGCGCAGGTCGCGCAGGAATTCCTGGCGCACCCGGTTCAGGACGGATTCGCCGGCCGCGCCGGGGCCCTCGGAGTTGACCCGGAGGATGTCGTCGGCGACCTTCCCGCCCGTGACACGGATGTCGTGTTCCCTCTCCCCGATGTCCCGGATGCCGCCGAACACGCTGTCCTTGACCGCGTCGATGTGGCTCTGGGTGGCCTCGTCCGGCATGCCCGTCGCGCCCGGGTCGCGCATGAACCCGTCGAGGACCGTGTTCAGGTCCTCGGCTTTGCCGATGAAGAGGTGCTCGACCGGGTTGAAGTCGTGCGACCTGTCGCGGAAGTAGTCGACCGGCGATTCGGAGTCCGACGGGGAGACGAAGGTGAAGTCGTCGGGGCTCGAACCGTCGGCGCCATCCTTGAGCCTGGCGACGGGCCCGTTGTGGTCAGCGTCCTCCGGGTACCCGTACAGCTTCCCGTCGCTCTTCACGTAGGTGTTGAGCCGGGAGTCGAAGACGTAGCGGGAGGACAGCCCGTCGAACTGCGGCAGGTCCTCGCCGTAGCCGAAGCGGTTCGCCTTGTAGGCGGCGATCTGCTCCTTGAAGTGGCCGGCGAGGCGCTCGGCCTGGTCGGCGCGGACGAGGTATTTGTACGCGTTCGCCTTGGCGTCCGCGACGATGCGGTGGAAGGCGTCCGTCGTCACGTGCCCCGACCGGTCAACCTCGGCCCGGAATTCGCGGGTGATGTCCTGGCGCCAGTTGTGGCGGGCGTTCCTCACCGCCAACCCGTCCGCCGGCAGTTGCGACCCGTCCCCGATCGCCGTGAACGTGTCGTACCCCTGCTGCCACGCTTCGTCGAGCTCTCCCGCGCGGGTCTCCAGGCGTCCTTCCGCGTCGACGACCGGCAGGTGCCGCTCGGTCTGCTCGTGCTTGAAGGTGTTCCATTCCGAGTGCCTGGCGGCCTCCTCGGGAGTGGGCTGCCCGTGGCCGGGCGTGCCGCTCCCGCCGCCCGCGAGGTCGTCGCGGGCGTGCGGGCCGCCGGTGCCTGCCGCTCCCGCGTCGTGCGCGGGCGTGCCGCCGGGGCCGGAGGGGCCTTCGTGGCCGCTGCCGGGTCCGTGCACGGTCGTCCCCTCCACGGCGTCGGCACCGTGGCCCTGGCGGCCGGCGTCCGCGGGGGCGGCCTCGCCGGGCCGCACGCCGGGGCCGGAGCCGGCGTCGTGCTGCCTGACGACCGGGACGGCGGACGCGTGGGACGCGAGGGAGTTCGCGGCCAGGGCGACGCCGTCGACCGGCTCGGAGTGCGCCGAGGTCGCGGAGTGCGGCACGGGGTCGGCCGGCCTCGGGCGGTGGTCGTCCTGGGCGCCCGTGTCGTCCCGGCGAGCGGTGCCGCCGGGCGGCTTCTCGGCCGGTGCCACGTACGAGGGGTCGCCTGTGCCGCGGTTGCCGCCGGCGCCGGGGGCGAGATCATGCGGGCCGCGGGTCGTCACCGGGGTCGCCGTACGGCCGCCACCGGACACGTCCGGGCCGCCTTGCCGTGCCGGGCCGCCTGTACCGGCGTCGTGCACGAGGGTGCGCGCGTCGGCCGGCAACTGCTCGACGTTCGAACGTGTCCCGGCGCCGGCCGGCCCCGCGCTGCCGCGCCCCGCGTCGGAACCCGCCTCGTACGTGGCCTCGGGACCGTGGTCGGCCGCCGCCGTGGTGCGGCCGCCGCCGGCCGGGTGCGGGACGCCCCCACCGGAGTGCGGCGCGGCGCCGCCGGGCGGGACCACGTCCCGCACCCCGCCACCGCCGCCCGCCGGACCGGGCGCGAGCACGTCCCTCGGGCCGCCCTGCGTGGGCGCACCCTCACCGGGGACGTTCTCGCGGACGCCCCCACCGGAATGCGACGCGGCGCCGCCGGGCGGGACCACGTCCCGCACCCCGCCACCGCCGCCCGCCGGACCGGGCGCGAGCACGTCCCTCGGGCCGCCCTGCAAGGGCGCACCCTCACCGGGGACGTTCTCGCGGACGCCCCCACCGGAATGCGGCGCGGCGCCGCCGGGCGCGAGCACGTCCCGCACCCCGCCACCGCCCGCCAGACCGGGCGCGAGCACGTCCCGTACCCCGTCGCCGGTGGTGGCGTCCCTGCCCCCGGGAGGGTTGTCGCGCGGGGCGGAGGGTTTCACGGCCGCGTTACCGGGAGCGTCGACGGTGCTGCGCGGCGGCGCGTCGAGGTTCGCGTGCGGCGTCGAGGCCACCGGGGGCGCGTCGTCCCTGACGAGGTGCGGCGGCGTGCCGGCCCCGTGTGCGACCTCCCGGCCGGGGGTGGCCGGCGGGGTGAGGCCGGGCCCGGTGCCGGGCCGTGCCGTGCCGCCGGGGGCCCCTTCGGGGCCGCCGTGAAGGGTCCGCACGTCGCCCGGCAGCGGCACGTTCGCGCCCGCACTGCCGATTCCCGTCCGCGGTGAGCCGGTGACCGGGTCGGTGGCACCGGCGTGCAGCGGCAGCGCGTTGTTCGTCTCGATCACCGAGTTCGTGGGGAACGGCGCGAGGTGCGTGACGTTGGGGAGATCGACATGGACGGTGCCGCCCACATTCGGAAGGTCCGTGTGCACCGTGGTCGGTGTGGGGGTGTTGACGTCCGAGACGTGCGGCAGTCCCGCGCCGGAGCTGATGTGGGGGTTCGTGAGATGCGCCTCCACACCTCCCATCCCCGCGCCGGCCCACACGCCCAGACCGATGTTGAGGCCCTCGCCCTTCCAGTCGATGTCCAAAGGCCCGTGGGCGGCGGCGGACGCCATGATCTGGGAGACCACGTCGGTGCCCAGCGTCATCGCCGCGTTGATCGCCGCGTCGGCACTGAACGCGGCGACCCGCCCCAGCGCTCCGGCCGCACTGGCGATCCTGGAGATGCCGGCCACGACGCTCGCGACGATCTCGCCGACCGCCGTGGCCATCTCGCCCAGGATGCCGGCGACTCCGAACGAGGCGATCCCGAGGGCCGTACCGAAGATCGTCGCGAGGGCTTCGATCAGGTGGTTGCGCTCGATCTCCTTGATCGCCTTCTGCAACTCGTCCGCGTAGCTGAGGATCGCCCGGCCGATCTCGACCGCGACCGTGGCCGCCTGCCAGAGGGAGTTCCAGACGTTGAACGGTGCTTCCGCCTCGCCGTGCCCGTCCCAGACCAGCTGTGCCGCGCGGCCGGCCTTGCCGGTCCACCCGGCACCCATCGCCCCGACGGCGCCGTGCATCGTCGCGAGGTACTCAAGGAGCCTCTCGCCGGTGTTGATCCACTGGTTGCCGAGGTCGCGGATGGGGCCGACGTCGAACTTGGGCATGGGGTGTCCTCACAGGCGGGCGGTCCCTGCCGGGACGCCCGCCGGTCGATCGGTTCGGATGGCAGCAGCGGGTGGCGCTGTGCGAGCCGGGTGAACGGTCAGTCGTCGGCCGCGTCGTGCACCGTCTGGACGAGGGAGGCGCCGCTGCGGCGGGAGACGACGATGCCGCGTCCCGGAGCCAGCCGCCGCGCGCGCTGATCGCCCAGCACGGTTCCCTCGCGGGGATCGCCGGACAGGATCAGTCCTCCGGAGCCGAGGTCGCGGATCCGGCCCGCCACGGGGTCCGCGAGGGAACGGCTCATTCCGCCGTTCCGGCGGGCGACCACGACGTGGAAGCCGATCTCGGCTGCCTGGGTGAGGTAGTCGCCCACCGCGGCCAGCGGGCCGCGCCCGGTCGTCCCGCCCGTGGCCACCAGGTCGTAGTCGTCCACCACCAGGTACAGCTCGGGGCCGGCCCACCAGGCGCGCTCCTTCAGCTCGCGCGAGGTGATGCCCGGGGGCGGCATCCGCTCCTTGAGCTTCTCCACGACCTGCCCGACGTAGAGGGCTGCCGCGTCCGGGTCCCCGGCCATCGCGCCGAGGTAGTCGTCGGGCACCGCGCCCAGCAGCCCGCGCCGGTAGTCGACGACGACGAAGCGCAGGTCCCAGGCCGACCGGCGCCGGGTCATACCCCGCATCCAGGAGCGCAGGAAGGAGGTCTTGCCCGAGCCGGAGTCGCCGTACACCAGGAAGTGCGGCCCGTCGGCTTCCAGGTCGAGGATCTGCGGGCGCAGATCGAAGTCCCTGATCCCGATCGGCACGGCGCCCGCGGGCAGGGCCCCGGCACCACCGGGGAGGGCCTCGCAGGCCCGCTCCAGCTCCTCCGGGGTGATCAGCTCGGCGAGCACGCGCAGCGGCGGGGCGGTGGCGCCCCGCCAGCTCGCGGCGAGCTCCTCGACCACGGTCTCCTGGGCCTTGGTCAGGTTGTCCGCGCTGGCAGTGCCGTCGAGCCGCGGCAGGGCCGCCTGGAAGAGGTTGCCGGGCGCCACCAGGCCGCGGCCGGGCAGGGACGCGCGCAGCTGCCTGGCCAGCGGCCGGGAGACATCCGACTCGGCGGGCTCGGCGAGGCGCAGTTCCAGGCGGCCGGTGACGGTGTCGCGCAGGTTGGCCCGCAGCTCCGCCCAGCGGTTGGCGGTGAGCACCAGGTGGACGCCCACGCCGAGACCACGCACCGCGATGTCGGGCACGATCTCCTCGGCCTCCTCCACGGAGGAGCGCAGGGCGGCCCAGTTGTCGATGACGAGGACGACGTCGGCGGCGTTGACGCCGTGGGGCAGGGCCTCCTCGTCGCGCCGCCGGCGGAAGTCCGCCGCGGAGTCGATCCGCAGCTCCTGGAAGAGCTGCTCCCGGTCGTGCACCAGCTGCCGGACCACGGACAGCGCGCGCCGGGTCCGTGCCTCGTCGTGCCGGGTGGTGATGCCCGACACGTGCGGAGCCCGCTCCAGCCCGACGAGGCTGCCGCCGCCGAAGTCGACGCCGAGGAACTGCAGTTCGTCGGGGGTGTGGGTGAGCATCGCGCTCATCATCAGGGAGCGCAGCAGGGTGCTCTTGCCGGACTGCGGGGCGCCCACCACGATCAGGTGCCCGTGCGGGCCGGACAGGTCGAGCAGCATGGCGCGCTGCTCCTGGCGGCTGGGCAGGTCCACCACCCCGACCGGGAAGGACAGGCCCGCGCCCTGGGGCCACAGCGGGGAGTGCAGGCCCCGCTCCGCGCCGGCCCGGACGGGCCCGAGCAGCGAGTCGAGCTCGACGCCCGTCGGCAGCGGCGGCAGCCACACCTGGTGCACGGGGTTGCCGTGCACCTTCACCCGCGCCACGGCCACCTGCATCTCGGTGCGCTGGCCGGGCAGCGGCCGGGCGAGTGTCATGGACGGCTCGGACTCGTCGGTCTCCTCGGTGGCGGCGTCGGCCGCGGTGCGCAGGCCGAACGGGACGGGGACCGGGGCCGGCCCCGCCACGGGTTCGCGCTCGTCCTCCTCCAGGTAGGTGCCGGAGATGTGCGCGACCCGGAAGCGCTCGTAGACCGTCTCGTCGACCTTGAGGTAGGCCGAGCCGGGGATCGGGGGAAGCCGGTAGGCGTCGGGCGTCCCGATGACCGCGCGGCTCTCCTGGGCGCTGAAGGTCCGCAGGCAGATCCGGTACGACAGGTGCGACTCCAGGCCGCGCAGCCGGCCCTCGTCCAGCCGCTGGGTGGCCAGCAGCAGGTGCATGCCCAGGCTTCGGCCGACCCGTCCGATCTGGACGAACAGCTCGATGAAGTCGGGCCGTTGAGCCAGGAGTTCACCGAACTCGTCGACGACGACCACCAGGTACGGCATCGGCTCCAGGGGCCTGCCGTCCACGTCGGTGCCACCGGCGGCCTGCAGGATCTGGTACTCGCGGACGGAGTCGACGTTGCCGGCCTGGCGCAGCATCTTCTGCCGGCGCTGCTGTTCGCCGTGCAGGGCCGTACGGACCCGGTCCACCATCGCCAGGTCGTCGGCGAGGTTGGTGATCAGACCCGCGACGTGCGGCAGGTCGGTGACGCCGGCGAAGGTGGCGCCGCCCTTGAAGTCGACCAGCACGAAGCTGAGGTGCTCGGGGGCGTGGGTCATGGTCAGGCCCGTGACGAGGGTCCGCAGCAGTTCGCTCTTGCCGGAACCGGTCGCGCCGACGACCAGGCCGTGCGGGCCCACACCGCCGAGGGCGGACTCCTTCAGGTCCAGCACGAGCGGGGAGTTGTCACCGGTGAACCCGATCGGCAGCCGCAGCAGGGCCTCGTCGTCGGGCTCGCGCCACAGCGCGGTGGGGTCGAAGGTGCCCAGGTCGGTGACGCCCAGCATCTCGGGCAGGGAGACGGCGCGGGCGAGGACCTGGTCCTGCTCGCCGGACAGCTTCAGCGGCGACAGCGCCCTGGCCGCCTGCTCGCCGAGTTCGGGCGGGCACACGTCGGCGACGGCGTCCTGGGCCGTCTGGACCAGGGCGGGATGGCGGGTCTCCAGGGTGAGGTTCCCCTCGGCGTCCACCCGGGCGCGGGCGTCGACCCGGCTGGGTTCCTCGCTCTCCTTGGTGACCAGGCAGACGAGGTGCAGCCCGCTCTCCGGACCGGCCTCCGCCAGCAGTTCGGCCACGAGCGGCAGGCGTGCCCACTCCGCTGCGGGCCGGAAGCCGTCCAGCACCAGTACGAGGTGGTGCGACGCCCTGGCCTCGCGCCGCATGCCCAGGGTGCCGGCGCGCTCGGTGCGTTCCTCCCGTATGCGTTCCACGCGCGCCTGGAGCAGGTCGGCGAGGCCGTCCATGCTCTCGGCCACCATGGGCACGAGGTCCGCCCGGCCCGGCTGGCGGGTGTGCGGCAGCCACTTGACCCAGGACCAGGTGTGTTCCTCGCCCGGGGCCAGGGCCATGATCTCGACGTCGTCGGGTGCGTGCAGCACGGCCAGTTGCAGCAGCAGCGACGCGGCGACCTCGGCGGTGCGCTCCTCGGGGCCGAGCAGGCTGAGGACGCCGGTGCCGGCCAGGTCGACCCAGGCCGGCTGGCGGCTGACGGTCTCGAAGTCGCCGGTCAGCTTCTCCGCGCGGCGGTGGGACTCGGTGTCGTGCTCCGCGGTGGGGTCGCTGTGCCTGCTCAGGGTGACGCGCATGGCCGGCGCTCCGCGGCCGAGCCCGAGGCGGAGCTTCATGAAGTCCGCGTCGGCCGGCCGGCGCTCCCAGACCCGGCGCGGACCGGCGGTGGCGATCGCCCACAGCCGCTGCGGGCCGGGGTGGACGAAGGCGCTGACCGCGCGCTGCTCGGCCGCCGACTCCCGTGCCTGGCGGCGGATGTCGGCGAGGTATTCGACGTACCGGTCGCGCTGGCGGTACTGGGTGCGCCGGCTCGCGTTCCTGGTCTGGGTCCTGACCATGACCGTGACGCCGACGGAGACGACGACGAAGCCGATGCCGAGCGCGATCATCCACGGTCTGCCGAAGGTGACCATGTAGGCGGCCATGCTGACGCTGCTCAACAGCGGCAGCAGCATGTAGAGCCAGGTCTGGGCCTGGTTCTGCGGGGCCTTCTGCGGCGGGGCGGCCAGCGAGACCTGCTGTTCCGGGACCGACGGGGGGA includes:
- the eccCa gene encoding type VII secretion protein EccCa, which codes for MTRTDFHRPARTFPPSVPEQQVSLAAPPQKAPQNQAQTWLYMLLPLLSSVSMAAYMVTFGRPWMIALGIGFVVVSVGVTVMVRTQTRNASRRTQYRQRDRYVEYLADIRRQARESAAEQRAVSAFVHPGPQRLWAIATAGPRRVWERRPADADFMKLRLGLGRGAPAMRVTLSRHSDPTAEHDTESHRRAEKLTGDFETVSRQPAWVDLAGTGVLSLLGPEERTAEVAASLLLQLAVLHAPDDVEIMALAPGEEHTWSWVKWLPHTRQPGRADLVPMVAESMDGLADLLQARVERIREERTERAGTLGMRREARASHHLVLVLDGFRPAAEWARLPLVAELLAEAGPESGLHLVCLVTKESEEPSRVDARARVDAEGNLTLETRHPALVQTAQDAVADVCPPELGEQAARALSPLKLSGEQDQVLARAVSLPEMLGVTDLGTFDPTALWREPDDEALLRLPIGFTGDNSPLVLDLKESALGGVGPHGLVVGATGSGKSELLRTLVTGLTMTHAPEHLSFVLVDFKGGATFAGVTDLPHVAGLITNLADDLAMVDRVRTALHGEQQRRQKMLRQAGNVDSVREYQILQAAGGTDVDGRPLEPMPYLVVVVDEFGELLAQRPDFIELFVQIGRVGRSLGMHLLLATQRLDEGRLRGLESHLSYRICLRTFSAQESRAVIGTPDAYRLPPIPGSAYLKVDETVYERFRVAHISGTYLEEDEREPVAGPAPVPVPFGLRTAADAATEETDESEPSMTLARPLPGQRTEMQVAVARVKVHGNPVHQVWLPPLPTGVELDSLLGPVRAGAERGLHSPLWPQGAGLSFPVGVVDLPSRQEQRAMLLDLSGPHGHLIVVGAPQSGKSTLLRSLMMSAMLTHTPDELQFLGVDFGGGSLVGLERAPHVSGITTRHDEARTRRALSVVRQLVHDREQLFQELRIDSAADFRRRRDEEALPHGVNAADVVLVIDNWAALRSSVEEAEEIVPDIAVRGLGVGVHLVLTANRWAELRANLRDTVTGRLELRLAEPAESDVSRPLARQLRASLPGRGLVAPGNLFQAALPRLDGTASADNLTKAQETVVEELAASWRGATAPPLRVLAELITPEELERACEALPGGAGALPAGAVPIGIRDFDLRPQILDLEADGPHFLVYGDSGSGKTSFLRSWMRGMTRRRSAWDLRFVVVDYRRGLLGAVPDDYLGAMAGDPDAAALYVGQVVEKLKERMPPPGITSRELKERAWWAGPELYLVVDDYDLVATGGTTGRGPLAAVGDYLTQAAEIGFHVVVARRNGGMSRSLADPVAGRIRDLGSGGLILSGDPREGTVLGDQRARRLAPGRGIVVSRRSGASLVQTVHDAADD